In Solanum stenotomum isolate F172 chromosome 6, ASM1918654v1, whole genome shotgun sequence, one DNA window encodes the following:
- the LOC125868695 gene encoding pyruvate dehydrogenase E1 component subunit beta-1, mitochondrial-like encodes MSQRLKDDQPELSEMPQMMVREALNSALDEEMTADPRIFLMGEEVGEYQGAYKVSKGLLHKYGPDRVVDTPITEAGFTGLATGAAYYGLRPVLEFMTFNFAMQAIDHLVNSAAKTHYMSGGNISVPIVFRGPNGAALGVGAQHSQCYAPWYGSVPGLKVVAPYSSEDARGLLKAAIRDPDPVVFLENELLYGESFPVSEEVLDPSFTLPIGKAKIEKEGRDVTITAFSRMVGYALKAAEKLAKEDINAEIINIRSIRPLDRSSINASVRKTNRLVTVEEGFPQHGVGAEICASVVEEIFEYLDAPVERITGADVPMPYAANLERMALPQVEAIVRAAKRVCYRFIPKAAAV; translated from the exons ATGTCACAACGACTCAAGGATGATCAGCCAGAGCTATCGGAGATGCCTCAG ATGATGGTGAGAGAAGCACTAAATTCTGCCCTTGATGAGGAAATGACAGCTGATCCTAGAATATTTTTAATGGGCGAAGAG GTTGGGGAATACCAAGGTGCTTACAAG GTCTCTAAAGGACTCTTGCACAAGTATGGCCCTGACAGGGTTGTTGATACCCCAATTACTGAG GCTGGGTTTACTGGACTTGCTACGGGAGCCGCATATTATGGACTTAGGCCTGTCTTAGAGTtcatgacctttaactttgccATGCAG GCAATAGACCATCTGGTTAACTCTGCTGCCAAAACACACTACATGTCTGGTGGGAATATTAGTGTTCCTATTGTTTTCCGAGGACCGAATGGTGCTGCTCTAGGTGTTGGTGCTCAGCACTCTCAG TGTTATGCTCCATGGTATGGGTCTGTCCCTGGCTTGAAAGTTGTGGCGCCATATTCATCTGAAGATGCGAGAGGACTTCTAAAAGCAGCTATCAGAGATCCTGATCCAGTTGTTTTTCTTGAGAATGAGTTATT GTATGGCGAGTCTTTTCCTGTGTCGGAAGAAGTTCTTGATCCAAGCTTTACTCTTCCCATAGGGAAAGCAAAG ATAGAGAAAGAGGGAAGAGATGTGACAATTACAGCATTCTCACGGATGGTTGGCTATGCTCTCAAG GCTGCAGAGAAGCTTGCGAAGGAGGATATTAATGCTGAG ATCATTAATATTAGGTCAATTAGGCCATTAGACAGATCTTCCATCAATGCTTCGGTGAGAAAAACTAACAGGCTGGTTACTGTGGAAGAAGGATTTCCTCAACATGGCGTCGGTGCTGAAATCTG TGCTTCAGTTGTCGAGGAAATATTTGAGTACCTCGACGCCCCAGTTGAAAGGATTACTGGTGCAGATGTTCCAATGCCTTATGCTGCCAATCTTGAAAGGATGGCTCTTCCACAG GTTGAAGCCATTGTTCGAGCAGCCAAGAGGGTGTGTTACAGATTTATTCCCAAGGCAGCTGCTGTTTGA